Sequence from the Mycobacterium florentinum genome:
CCGATGAGATCGGGGACGCGCCATTGGCAAGCCATGTACGTTGCGTAAGACCAAGGCGTCTTTTGTATGGTGAGCTGGGTTTGTAGGTGCTAATAAGTCGGCGCTCGATGAGATGATTTGCGTCGCGACCCGGTTGGAAGTCGCGACCCGGTTGGAAATTGTGAAATCAGGTTCCGATCAAGCGGCACGGCCCGACACATGCCGTGGCTGGGAGCGCGGCTAACCGGCTGCCTGCTGTTACAGGCTTCGACTCGGGACAAGCTTTCGATGTCGACACCCTGCCTACTCCTCGCCGCTGTGCTGTGATGTTGCTCAGAAGAATCACGTCGGGAGCATCGGGTGGCGCTATCTGAGTACGAGCAAGAACAGCTGACGAAGGTCAACGCGTACAAGCACCGCACCCTGCGGCGCCCGGAACGGCGCCTGCTTCCCTTCACGGTCGGTGGCCTGGGCTCGGGGGTGGTCAACACGCTGCTGAAGCTGCCGGTACTGCGCGAGGTGAAAAAGCCAGGCGCGGCGGTGCTGGACACCGCGGCCGCGGGCGCCGCCAGGTTCATGACCAAGACGGGTCAACTGGCCACGTCGGAGGCGCGCGTCATCGGCGCCTATGCGAAGAAAGGCCACCCGGTCGAGCATCTCGACGACATCAGGAAGCTCGACCTGCGATCCATCGACGAGGTCGCGTCCTTCGGTCTCCGGCATCGCGCCTACTCGGCATCGGCGGCGGCGGAAGGCGCGGCGGCCGGCCTGGCCGTCAGCAGCGGTGAGGCGGCGGCAACCGCCGGTGCGGCGGCCACCGCGGGCGCCGCGGCGGGGCCGGGATTGGGCACCGTCGCCACGGCGATGGGCGTCGACGCCGCGGCACTGTTGACCGCGTGCAGCGCGGTGGTGGCTCACGATGCTCTCTATTACGGCTACGACCCGCTCGACCCCGCCGAAGAGATCTTCATGATGCACGTCATCGCGTTGGGCCTCGCGGAGACGGAACCGGCGAAAGTCGCCGCCTACCAACAGCTTACGTTGTTGACCGAAAGCCTCGCCCGCAACGCGGCGTGGCAGCAGCTCGACCGGCAGGTGGCCGTCAAGGTCATCCAGAAGTTCGCCGTCAAATTCGCCCAGGACCTGACGCTGAAAAAGCTGGTGCAGCTGGTACCCGGCCTCGGCGTCGGACTGGGCGCGGCCCTGAACTGGACGACGGTCGGCGAGATCGCCGACGCGGCCTACTGGGCTTACCGCGAGCGCTTCCTGTACGAAAAGGGCGCCGAATTCGAGCCCATCGCAACCGATATCGAGGGCGCCAAGAACGACGATCGACTATCGCTCGATCTCGAAGACATCCTCAAGTCGGAAGGCGTCCAGCTCGACGGCGAACGCTAACCACGGTGACCCGACGGCGCCCACACATTATCGTGACGGTCAAGCAAACAAAGGACGGGCGCCCGTGGACCACATCGCAACAGCGGACGCGATCGCGGCCGCCGCCCACGCCGGCCAGGTCGACAAGGCCGGCATGCCCTACATCGGACACGTCCGCCGCGTCGCCTCCTACGTCGATCCCGCCAACACCGACGCCGTGGTGGCGGCCCTGCTGCACGACGTCATCGAGGACACCGGCCTCACCGCGGCCGACCTGGCCGAGCGCGGCATCCCGCAGGCCGCGATCGACGCGATCGAGCTGCTGACCCGCCGCGACGACCAGCCGTCGGCCGATTACTACCGTCGCATCAGCGCGCACCCGACCGCCCGGGAAGTCAAGCTCGCGGACCTGGCCGACAACACCGATCCCGAACGGATGGCAAACCTGACCGAGTCCGACCGGGCACGGCTGACCCAGAAGTACGCGGGCGCCTACGCCGCGCTCGGCGCCGACTTCGACGACGGGGCCCGGCGCAGAACCCGTGCGGCACAGTGAAACCCGCCGGTTAGCCGTCGACGTGAAAGGCAGCCCATGCCAGATCTCAACGAACACACCATTACCGAAGCCGTAAAGAAAACCTTCGACACGTCCACCGACGACCGGTTCAGGCAACTGCTCCAAAGCCTGGTTCAGCACCTGCACGACTTCGCCCGCGAGGTGCGGCTGACCGGCGACGAGTGGTTCACCGCAATGGATTTCATCGAACGGCTGGGCAAAATCTCCAGCCCCACCCGCCAGGAGGTGGTGCTGGCCTCCGACATCCTCGGCCTGTCGATGCTGCTGGACACGATGAACGAGAGCCCCGGCGGCTCGGCCACCGCCTCGGCGCTGCTGGGCCCGTTCTACGTCGAGGGCCGACCGAGCGCCCCCAACGGCGCCGACATCTCCAACGGCGTCGCGGGCACACCGATGTTCGTCACCGGCCGCGTCGTCGACGAACACGGCGAGCCGGTCGCGAAAGCGCACGTCGACATCTGGCACAGCGACGGCGACGGCGCCTACGACGTCCAGCTGACCGAGCAACTGCACGGCGAGTTCGCGATGCGCGCGCTGCTGACCACCGACGCCGACGGCCGATTCTGGTGCCGCTCGATCACGCCGCGCTACTACCCGGTGCCCACCGACGGCCCGTGTGGGGAGATCATGCGCGCCGCCAACCGATCCGTGATGCGCCCGCAGCACGTGCACTTCTGGTTCCAGGCCGACGGCTACCACCCGCTGATCACCCAGCTGTTCCTCGACGACGACCCCTACATCGGGCGCGACGCCGTCTTCGCCGACCGGGCGTCGTTGCAGGCCGACTTCGTGCGCCACGAGCCGGGCGTCGCGCCGGACGGAACAGAAGTCGACGAACCGTTCGTCGCGCTGGACTGGACGTTCACCCTCGCGGCCGAGCGCCCGTGACCCGCATCGCGCTCGCCGACCTCGACCGGCAGCCCGAACCGATCCGCGAGTGGGCGGCCCGGCGCGGCAACCTCAATGTCTTTGCGCTACTCGCCAACGCGCCCAACGTATTTCCCGGTTGGTCGCAAATGGTCGACGAGCTGTACGCCAGCCCGACCTTCACCGCGCGCCTGCGGGAAGTGGTCGTCGTACGGGTCGCGCACCTGCAGGGCTCACCGTATGAGCTCGCCCAGCACGTGCCGCTCGCAACCGCCGCCGGGCTCACCGAGCACGAGCTTGACGCCCTGGCCACCGGCGACCTCGAAGGCTTCAGTGCCGACGAACGCGCGGCCCTCGACGTCGTCGACGAGTTGTGCACCACCCGCCACCTGACCGACGATTCCTTTGCCGCGGCCCGGGCCGTCTTCGGCGACGCGGCGCTCACCGAATTGCTGATGCTCGTCAGCTGCTACTACGGGCTGGCCCTGGTGCTCAACGCCGCCGACCTGGAGATCGACGTTCCGGGCCCGAGCCGATGACCCGGATTCCGTACCGCCGCCCCGAGGACATGACCGACCGGGCCCGCGAATTGACCGAGGAGCGCGGCAATCTCAACGTCTACCGCACGCTGGCCAACGCCGAGCACGTCTACACCGGCTGGATGCTGGCCGGTCGCGACGCCCTGACCAGCCCGGTGCTGACCCGGCGACTGCGCGAACTGGTGACCCTGCGCACCGCCTATCTGATGGACAGCGCCTACGAGCTGGGCCAGCACCGCGACATCGCTCAGACGGCGGGGGTCGGCGTGGCCGAGATCGACGCCGTCACCTCCGAATCCGATTGGCAAACAAGCGATTTCAACGCGACCGAGCTTGCGGTTTTGCGGTTGACAACCGAGCTTGTCACCACCCGCGCCGTCGCCGCCCCGCTCGTCGAACAGGTGCAGCAGGCCCGGGGCCGGAGGCCACCGTGGAGATACTGCTGGTCATCGGCCGCTACGCCGGTCTGGCGCTGATGCTGAACGCGCTCGACGTCGACCTCGACGAGACTGCCCGTCTACCTACACTGCCAACTGAACGCCGGCGTTAATTTCGCACAAGTCTAACGATGCGGGGCCGATTCCCCGTAACGTTGCACGACGTGGCCGCGCGTAAGCCCTCGACGCGCCTGTCAGCCGACGACTGGCTGCAGGCCGGCTATACATTGCTCGCCGAGGAGGGCGCACGCGCCCTCAAGATCGAACGGCTCTGCCAGCAGGTCGGCGCCACCCGGGGCAGCTTCTACTGGCACTTCGAGGACATGGACGGCTACCGGGCCGCGCTGGTCGAATCGTGGAAGACGTTCCGGGAGCAGGATCGACAATCGTTGAACGAGATCGACACGCTGCCGCCGCGAGAACGGTTGTCGGCCATGATGATTTCCTTGGTGCGGCCGCAACACTGGATACTCGAACGCGCGATGCGGGAGTGGGCCCGCACCGACGAGGCCGCCGCCGCCAACATTCGCGACGCGGATCGGCGCCTGCTGCGTTCGGTCGCAAAGGCCTACGGCGACTGCGGATTCAGCCCCGAGGACGCCAAGCTGCGCGCGGAGCTGACGTTCGCGGCCGGAATCGGGCTGCTCCACCTCACCGGCTCGGCCACCCAGGCGCAAAAGCTGGCCAACCACGAGCGCTTCCTGGACCTGATGCTGGGCGAATCGAAGTAATCACACCATCGCGATCGGCGATACCTTGGCGCCAATCGCCAACGCCCCGGCCAACTCCCGGCTCACGTCGTAGTCGAACACCACATGGCCCGCGGCGATGTCCACGTCGCGCTTGGCGCGCTGCAACGGGCTGGACAAGTTATGGGCACTGGCACCGGCGGCCTCCAGCAGATCGGCGATGATCGCCCGGGACTCGTGCACGGTGTACGCCGCGGCCAGCCGGGCGTTGGCCCGCACCGATCGCCGCACGCGTTCACCGCTGACCACGAGTTCGTCGATCTCGGCGGCGGTCTCGGCGACCAGCGAACGCAGCGCGCGCAGCCGCACCGTGGCGTCGGCGAGCCTGATCTGGGCGGCCGGCTGATCCTTTTGCGCCACACCGCTATACGCCAGCACGCGGTCGCCGAGCCGCTCGGCGAACAGCTCGGCCACCCGTTCGGCGGCACCGAGCACCGGCATCGACGCCACCAGCGCCAGCGCGGGCACCAGCGGCCACCGGTAGCTGGCCACCCCGTGCACCTGCGCGCCCGGGGCGGTGCCGCCATAGATGTCGGCCACGCCGGCGATGCGATGCGCGGGGACGAACACATCGGTGGCGATCAGATCGTGAGAGCCGGTGCCGCGCATGCCCGCGGTGTGCCACACGTCGTCGACCTCGACGTGGCCGGCGGGCAGCACCACCAGCGACGGGGTGATGGCGTCGTCGCGCTCGATCAGCGCGCCCACGATCACCCAGTCGGCATCCATCGCACCCGTCGCCCAGGACCATCGACCGGTCAGGCGCACGCCGCCGTCGGCCGGGGTGCCGCGCCCGGTCGGGGCCAGCGGAGCCGGCGCCAGCACCGGGCCCGAGGCGAACACTTCTTCCTGCAGCTGTGGGTCGAACAGCGACAGCAGCCAGTTGTGCAGCGCGTAGAACCCCAACGTCCACGCACTCGACGCGCAGCCGTGCGCCATCAACCGAATCGGTTCCAGCAGTTCGGGAAACGCTGCTTGCAGACCTCCGAACCTGGCCGGCAGCAGCAGCCTAAACAAGTCCGTCTGCCGGAATTCGCTGACCGTCGCCGCGGGCAGCCGGCGCAGCCGCTCGGCTTCCCCGGCGCGCTGCGCTAACCGCGCGACGAATTCGTCGGTGATGCCGTGCAGCGAGCGGCTCGCGACCGCGGACATGCGGCCACCGTAACATACTTTTTAGTACGCAAAGGCGGGCTACGTCGCGCTGTGGGCATGGTTGTGCGGAACCCTTTCGACGTCAGCCTGTCACCAGGCAGACGGCCGGCGCGCCGCGGATGTGAGGCCCGGATCGAAAATTCTTCTGCTACAGCGCAAGACGCATAGAAACACGGGCCACGGCGAAGGGGGACTTCGCCGTGGCCCGTTGAGGGGTTTTAGTTGCCGAAGCCGCCGCCGGTGGGCGGGTGCACGACTACTGCCGGTCCGCCGGAGGCCGCGTCGATTCGGGCGGCGGCAAAGGACGCGCCCTTGTCGATCATGGCGCCGTCGTCGGCGTAGGTGTTGTGGGCGGCGAAGTCCATTCCGTCCGAACACACCGGGTCCTCGTTGGCGCAGACCTTGATCGTCTTGCCCGCGTAGGCCGGTCCGATGACCAGCGGCGGTTGACCCAAGAAGTTCATCGCCCGCGTGTTAGGCGTTCCGAAGAGCACCACCGCGGCGACGTGGTCGGCGATGTCGGGTGACAGCGGCTTGGGCACGGTCGCGGGGTCGTACCCGTCGGGCACTGACGCCGAGGTGACGAAGCCCATCACGGCTGCGCCCTGCGAGAAGCCGCTGAGCACCATCTTGGTCTTCGGGCAGCTGTTTGCCATCGACACCACATGGGCACCGGCGTCCCTGATGCCATCCATGCCGGTGGACCATTCATCGCTGGCGGGGTAGTTGACGGCATAGACGTCGACGGACTTTCCGGCTTCGCGCCCGCGCAGGTTGTCGACGAAGGCCTGCCCCGTCGGGCCGATGCCTGCCGGCTCGCCGGTGCCTCGCGCATACACCACTTGAACGTCGGGGCATGGCTCGGCCGATGCCGAGGGAGTAGGGGAGATAAGGAAACTAGTGCCAAGGCCGACGGCTGCTATTGCCGTGGGTTTGACGAGTTGATTGATGTGACCGGCGATCATGCCGAAATATCTGCCCATCGGTGTCCATCCCAAACCTTTGAGTTCCAAAACCAGTTCACCACCGTTGCCAAAGACCGCAAAAGCGACACGCAGAAGATTGACGCTGGTCTTATTTGGCCTGATATGTCCCCGGTCAATACCGATGGACTGCTGGCCGGTCCCGATGTCGTGCCTTTGCAAATCAATCGGCTTGATCCCGAGGATAGCAGGGAGATTGTTACCATCGCGCGGTGAACGATCCTGCGCGACGAGGGTTCGGCCGGCTGAAATCTGTTTCCAGACGCCAGGTCTTGAAACTTGCCGGTTCCGCGCCGGTGCTCCTCGGTGTGACAACGCTTGTTGCCCCGCGCGCATCCGCCGGCCTTGCCGGGGCGTCGGTCTTCCTCGACGCGGGCCACAACGCCGTGAACGACGCCTCGATAAACCAACAGGTTCCGAACGGCCGGGGCGGCACCAAAGCCTGCCAAACGTCGGGCGCCGCGACCAACGACGGCTACCCGGAGCATGCGTTCAATTGGGCCGTCGTCGGCCTCGTCAATGATTCGCTGCGGCAAATGGGCGTTAATACCGCGTTGTCACGCGACAACGACAGCTCCGTCGGTCCTTGCGTCGACGCGCGTGCGGCGCAGGCCAATGCGATGCACCCCAATGCGATCGTCAGTATTCACGCCGACGGTGGTCCGCCGTCCGGCAGCGGATTTCACGTCAACTACTCCAGCCCGCCGCTCAACGATGTCCAGGCCGGCCCGGCCGTGCAGCTGGCGCACACGATGCGTGATGCCCTGGTACAGGCTGGTTTTCACCCGTCGACCTACGTCGGGTCGGACGGCCTGTACGGGCGCGCCGACCTCGCCGGCCTGAACCTGGCGCAGTACCCGGCGGTGCTCGTCGAACTCGGCAACATGAGAAACGCGGAGGAAGCGGCGCTGATGGAAAGCGCGGACGGCCGGGCGAAGTACGCCGCGGCCGTCACCCAGGGGATCGTCGCGTTCCTGAACGGCCGCTGAAACTCAGCCCGGGACAGCCTCTTTGGGGACATCCGTCGGCCAATCGGCCAACGTGTCCAGATAAAGCTGACGCACCTCGGCAAAATGCGATCCGGCAACGTCTCGAGTGTCCAGTCGTCGACCGGGATCGGCGGCAGCACCGCGATTTCGACTGTGCCGGGCGTGATCTTGAGCAACGCGTCGCAAACAGCAGGTTTGACGGTTGTGAACGCTTGGGGTGGCTTACAGCAGCTGCGCGGCCGTGGCCATCGTGATCAGCAGCATGGTGGCTATCCCGATGATGTACACGGGGCGACGGGGGCCGATGTGCGCCGGGAGTGGCCGCCGCTGCAGTAGTGCCTGCCGCCGGAACGCAATCAGGTAGGTGCACAACGCCGCCAGGAGCGCCATGCCCGCCGGGATCAACGGTGCCCATCCGTGGGCGCTGTGAATTTCCTTGATGGCCAGCAGTACGCCGTTGGCCAGGAATGCGAACGACGTCCGGCTCCAGGCGAGTACCGTGCGTTCGGGCTGGAGCCCAGGGACCCGGGTGCCGTGCGCCGCCGCCTGGGTCAACGCGAGACCACCTTGAGAATGATCAACCCGAGCGCGACCAGGCCGACGATGCAGAGACCCACCGCGAGGTAGGCCGGCGAGGGGTGCCGGGGCAAGGCGTCGCCGCGGCGCATCGCGTGATCGGCCTGCTGCCAGCGCAGCAGCCCCATCCCGCTGGTGAGGATCGCGAGCACCACGAGACCCAATCCGATCAGCCGCCGGGCGCCGGGCACCGTCATCTCGGGAACGAGCTGCACCAGGGCGACCGCCGCGGCCAGCAGTCCCAGCGCGGTGCGCTGCCAGGACAGGAAGGTGCGCTCGTTGGCCATCGTGAATCGGTAGTCGGGTTCGAGCTCTTCCGCGCTGAGCGCGTGACGTTCGTCGGCGGGCGTGATGGTGTTATCGGCCACGGGTACCTCGCAAGACGTATGAGAACAAGCATTTTTATACCGTTGATTTTAACTGACCGCGTGCGCCGTGCTGCCGCGGTCTCGAGCCTGGCGGCATGATGAAGGTTGTGGTTAAGGCGTTGTTGTTCGACGTGCAAGGCACCGCGACGGATTTCTTCTCGACGGTCTGCGACGAGGCGCAACGGATCAGCGCTGGACGTCATCCGGATGTCGATTGGCCCGACCTGGTGCGGCGTTGGCGTGCAGGCTACTTCACCGCTCTAGAAGCGGCACGCAGCCGACAGAGCGGATGGGTGTCGGTGCACTCGGTGTACCGCTTTGCTTTGAGGCTCTGCTGGAGGAGTCCGGCATTGACGGCTTCACCGATGCCGAGCGCGAGGAGCTCACGCTGGCCTGGCAGCGGCTCGAACCCTGGCCGGATGTGGCGCCCGGGCTGTCCTGGCTGAAGAGCGACTTCACGTTGGCGACGCTGTCGAACGCCGACGTGTCCGCGGTCATCAATATCTCCAAGCGAGCGCGATTGCCCTGGGATGCGATCTTCGCCGCGGAGATGGCCGGGGTGTTCAAGCCGGATCCGGCGATCTATCGGATGGCCGCGACCTACCTGGGTCTGGAACCCGCCGAGATCATGATGGTGGCAAGCCACAAATACGACATCCGCGCGGCGGCGGCCCTCGGCTTTCGCACGGCGTTCATCGCGCGTCCTTTGGAGTTCGGGGCCGACGGCGATCCCGATGTGGAGTATTCGGACGAGTTCGACATCAACGCGTCCGATTTTCTCGACCTCGCCGATCAGCTGGGCGTCTGGTGGCCGTCTTAAAGCGTCAGCGATGCGCGGATCCGGTCAGCGGTTGACCGGTGGCGGATTGCAGCAGGCAGATCAGCGTGCTGGGCGTCGGATCGGCGCCGGTGCGATCCTGGTTCGAGTCGATGAGGTACGTGATCGAAAACGCGCTGCCGGCCAGGGATTTGCCGGTGTAGGGCGCAAACCCGGCGGTGCAGTCCCGGTTGGCGACGGTGGAGATGGCGGTGTCCACGGCCATCGGGGCGCGCAGATAGACCTCGGCCAAATGTGCTGTGGCGCAGTCGACGACGGTGATGGTGACGCGGCTGAGGTCGGCCGGCGGAAGATCCGCGGTGCAATCGCCGACTTGAAGGTTGATCCACTTCTCGGTGTGCGAACCCAGCGGGATGGCCGCCATTGTGGAGGGCTTAGCCGTCGCGTGCGGGGTGATCGTGCTCGGCCGGCTCTGCACCGCACCCGGTGAGCAGCGAAAGTGCGGCCAGGCCGCATACGGTGTGAAGGCTTCGCGTCCGCATGGCGGCCTCCTCGAGATCTCGCTTAGCGGAGGAGTTTAGCCCTCGGTGAGCGCCGGCGGCACGGTATTGGTCAGCGCCGGGTCCGGCTTCTCCGCGGACATCGACAACAGCCGCGCACGGCGCGGGCGGCGAGTAGCCAGTTCGACGGCTTCTTCAGGTCCAGCCCGCCGAGGAGCTGCTTGATCATGGTCAGGGTGTCGAAGTAAATACGTTCGCAGACAAGCGTTTCGGCGTCGTCGAACACGAAGTAGGCGTTCATCCGCACCCGGAAGCGACTGCCGGTGGGCGGAACCTTGCCGAGGAAACCCCGATGCGTGCCCATCAACCAGAACTCGACGATCACCGCGTCGGCGCTGTGCCGCAGCGCGATGATTTCGTGGTCCTGATCGGGAAACGCGGTGCGCGTGTAGTTGTAGTAGCCACGCACCGCGTCGTTTCCGTCGTGGATGACCATCTGCGGGATCAGCTCATAGTGGGGGTGCGGGAACGTCGCCAGCACGTCGTCCCAGTCCTGGCGGACCTCGTCGTGAAAGTGGTCGAGGACGAGTTTTTGGCGCGCGGCCAGCACTTCGGGAGCGGGAAACGCGGGGGCTGTCATCTGGTCAGCGTAATCCCGGGGCGTGCTGCTAATCCCGGATCGCCTCGATGGCCCACGCCGGCATGATCGGCGCCCGGGTGAGTCCGTGGTCGCCCTGGCCCATGCTGCGCAGCAGCCACTGCACGCGCAGAATGCAACAGCCCATCCGGACCATCGCGAAGATCTCGTACCACTTCAGGTCGACCAGCGGGCGCCCGATCAACTCCTCGAAGCGACGGACGATCCGCTCTTGGCTGTCGAAGCCCGGTAGTTCGGGGTCGGCGTCGATCCCGTTGACCTCCATGGTCTGACGCCGCGTGGCCAGCCACCAAGCGAAGTCGGTCTCGGCCGGGCACAGGCAGGCCTGCTCCCAATCCAGCACGCCGATGACCTGACCGGCGTCGTCGAAGATGGCGTTGGACAGCCGGGCATCGCCCCAGCAGATCGCGAGTTCCGGCTGCTCCGACGGCTGGTGCCGGTAGAGCCAGTCGAAGGCATCGGTGATCAGCGCGGGCACCTGCTTGTCGGTCGCCCACTCGATGTAGTCGCGCCACCAGCCGAGCTCGCCGTCATTGCCCACACCTTGCGCACGCTTGAGCCACGGCGCCTCGTCGATCGGAACCCGTTGCAGCGCAACGAGTGTGTCGAGGAAGGAATCGTGCACTCGGCGCTGCACATCGACGCCGGCCCCGTGCAGCCAGCCCTTCGACGCGTACGACGTGTCCGACGGGGTGTGTCCGACGATGCGGGGCATCACCAGAAAGGTCGACCCCAGCCACGAGGTGTCGGCTTCGTAGTAAATGGGGGAGGGAGTCGCGATCCCGTGGTGGTTCAGCAGCTGCTGGGTTCGGGTCTGACCGGCCAGGTCGTATTCGGCGTAGATGCCGCCACCGGTCGGCGGGATGCGCACGACGAACTCCCTTGCGTCGTCGACGCTGAACAACAGGCTTACGCTCGACCACCCCGCTGCCCGGTTGGCTGGGCGCATTTCGCCGATGGCGACGGCATTGCCGAACTTGTGCTCG
This genomic interval carries:
- a CDS encoding EcsC family protein — its product is MALSEYEQEQLTKVNAYKHRTLRRPERRLLPFTVGGLGSGVVNTLLKLPVLREVKKPGAAVLDTAAAGAARFMTKTGQLATSEARVIGAYAKKGHPVEHLDDIRKLDLRSIDEVASFGLRHRAYSASAAAEGAAAGLAVSSGEAAATAGAAATAGAAAGPGLGTVATAMGVDAAALLTACSAVVAHDALYYGYDPLDPAEEIFMMHVIALGLAETEPAKVAAYQQLTLLTESLARNAAWQQLDRQVAVKVIQKFAVKFAQDLTLKKLVQLVPGLGVGLGAALNWTTVGEIADAAYWAYRERFLYEKGAEFEPIATDIEGAKNDDRLSLDLEDILKSEGVQLDGER
- a CDS encoding HD domain-containing protein produces the protein MDHIATADAIAAAAHAGQVDKAGMPYIGHVRRVASYVDPANTDAVVAALLHDVIEDTGLTAADLAERGIPQAAIDAIELLTRRDDQPSADYYRRISAHPTAREVKLADLADNTDPERMANLTESDRARLTQKYAGAYAALGADFDDGARRRTRAAQ
- a CDS encoding dioxygenase family protein, whose translation is MPDLNEHTITEAVKKTFDTSTDDRFRQLLQSLVQHLHDFAREVRLTGDEWFTAMDFIERLGKISSPTRQEVVLASDILGLSMLLDTMNESPGGSATASALLGPFYVEGRPSAPNGADISNGVAGTPMFVTGRVVDEHGEPVAKAHVDIWHSDGDGAYDVQLTEQLHGEFAMRALLTTDADGRFWCRSITPRYYPVPTDGPCGEIMRAANRSVMRPQHVHFWFQADGYHPLITQLFLDDDPYIGRDAVFADRASLQADFVRHEPGVAPDGTEVDEPFVALDWTFTLAAERP
- a CDS encoding carboxymuconolactone decarboxylase family protein produces the protein MTRIALADLDRQPEPIREWAARRGNLNVFALLANAPNVFPGWSQMVDELYASPTFTARLREVVVVRVAHLQGSPYELAQHVPLATAAGLTEHELDALATGDLEGFSADERAALDVVDELCTTRHLTDDSFAAARAVFGDAALTELLMLVSCYYGLALVLNAADLEIDVPGPSR
- a CDS encoding TetR/AcrR family transcriptional regulator; the encoded protein is MRGRFPVTLHDVAARKPSTRLSADDWLQAGYTLLAEEGARALKIERLCQQVGATRGSFYWHFEDMDGYRAALVESWKTFREQDRQSLNEIDTLPPRERLSAMMISLVRPQHWILERAMREWARTDEAAAANIRDADRRLLRSVAKAYGDCGFSPEDAKLRAELTFAAGIGLLHLTGSATQAQKLANHERFLDLMLGESK
- a CDS encoding acyl-CoA dehydrogenase family protein, which encodes MSAVASRSLHGITDEFVARLAQRAGEAERLRRLPAATVSEFRQTDLFRLLLPARFGGLQAAFPELLEPIRLMAHGCASSAWTLGFYALHNWLLSLFDPQLQEEVFASGPVLAPAPLAPTGRGTPADGGVRLTGRWSWATGAMDADWVIVGALIERDDAITPSLVVLPAGHVEVDDVWHTAGMRGTGSHDLIATDVFVPAHRIAGVADIYGGTAPGAQVHGVASYRWPLVPALALVASMPVLGAAERVAELFAERLGDRVLAYSGVAQKDQPAAQIRLADATVRLRALRSLVAETAAEIDELVVSGERVRRSVRANARLAAAYTVHESRAIIADLLEAAGASAHNLSSPLQRAKRDVDIAAGHVVFDYDVSRELAGALAIGAKVSPIAMV
- a CDS encoding cutinase family protein yields the protein MGRYFGMIAGHINQLVKPTAIAAVGLGTSFLISPTPSASAEPCPDVQVVYARGTGEPAGIGPTGQAFVDNLRGREAGKSVDVYAVNYPASDEWSTGMDGIRDAGAHVVSMANSCPKTKMVLSGFSQGAAVMGFVTSASVPDGYDPATVPKPLSPDIADHVAAVVLFGTPNTRAMNFLGQPPLVIGPAYAGKTIKVCANEDPVCSDGMDFAAHNTYADDGAMIDKGASFAAARIDAASGGPAVVVHPPTGGGFGN
- a CDS encoding Rv3717 family N-acetylmuramoyl-L-alanine amidase, which gives rise to MNDPARRGFGRLKSVSRRQVLKLAGSAPVLLGVTTLVAPRASAGLAGASVFLDAGHNAVNDASINQQVPNGRGGTKACQTSGAATNDGYPEHAFNWAVVGLVNDSLRQMGVNTALSRDNDSSVGPCVDARAAQANAMHPNAIVSIHADGGPPSGSGFHVNYSSPPLNDVQAGPAVQLAHTMRDALVQAGFHPSTYVGSDGLYGRADLAGLNLAQYPAVLVELGNMRNAEEAALMESADGRAKYAAAVTQGIVAFLNGR
- a CDS encoding DUF202 domain-containing protein, with protein sequence MTQAAAHGTRVPGLQPERTVLAWSRTSFAFLANGVLLAIKEIHSAHGWAPLIPAGMALLAALCTYLIAFRRQALLQRRPLPAHIGPRRPVYIIGIATMLLITMATAAQLL
- a CDS encoding YidH family protein, coding for MANERTFLSWQRTALGLLAAAVALVQLVPEMTVPGARRLIGLGLVVLAILTSGMGLLRWQQADHAMRRGDALPRHPSPAYLAVGLCIVGLVALGLIILKVVSR
- a CDS encoding phosphotransferase family protein, producing the protein MAGLSLGQRDLATTRLQLGRWFEHKFGNAVAIGEMRPANRAAGWSSVSLLFSVDDAREFVVRIPPTGGGIYAEYDLAGQTRTQQLLNHHGIATPSPIYYEADTSWLGSTFLVMPRIVGHTPSDTSYASKGWLHGAGVDVQRRVHDSFLDTLVALQRVPIDEAPWLKRAQGVGNDGELGWWRDYIEWATDKQVPALITDAFDWLYRHQPSEQPELAICWGDARLSNAIFDDAGQVIGVLDWEQACLCPAETDFAWWLATRRQTMEVNGIDADPELPGFDSQERIVRRFEELIGRPLVDLKWYEIFAMVRMGCCILRVQWLLRSMGQGDHGLTRAPIMPAWAIEAIRD